One part of the Vicia villosa cultivar HV-30 ecotype Madison, WI linkage group LG6, Vvil1.0, whole genome shotgun sequence genome encodes these proteins:
- the LOC131608918 gene encoding UDP-arabinopyranose mutase 2, translating to MASPTPLLKDELDIVIPTIRNLDFLEMWRPFFEPYHLIIVQDGDPSKTIKVPEGFDYELYNRNDINRILGPKANCISFKDSACRCFGYMVSKKKYIYTIDDDCFVANDPTGKQINALEQHIKNLLCPSTPFFFNTLYEPYREGADFVRGYPFSLREGVPTAVSHGLWLNIPDYDAPTQLVKPLERNTRYVDAILTIPKGTLFPMCGMNLAFDRELIGPAMYFGLMGDGQPIGRYDDMWAGWCIKVICDHLGLGVKTGLPYIYHSKASNPFVNLRKEYKGIFWQEDIIPFFQNVVLPKEATTVQKCYLELAKEVKDKLSKIDPYFDKLADAMVTWIESWDELNPAGASAANGKA from the exons ATGGCTTCACCGACACCGTTGCTGAAAGATGAACTCGACATTGTGATTCCGACTATCCGTAACCTCGATTTCTTGGAGATGTGGAGGCCGTTCTTCGAGCCGTATCATCTCATCATTGTGCAGGATGGTGACCCTTCCAAGACGATTAAGGTGCCGGAAGGGTTTGATTATGAGCTCTATAACCGGAATGACATTAACAGGATTCTCGGTCCTAAGGCCAATTGTATCTCGTTCAAGGATTCTGCGTGTCGGTGCTTTGGGTATATGGTTTCCAAGAAGAAGTATATCTACACCATTGATGATGATTGCTTT GTTGCCAATGATCCAACAGGGAAGCAGATCAATGCACTTGAGCAGCATATCAAGAACCTTCTCTGCCCATCAACCCCTTTCTTCTTCAACACCCTTTATGAGCCTTACAGAGAAGGTGCAGATTTCGTCCGTGGCTACCCCTTCAGTCTCCGTGAAGGTGTGCCAACTGCTGTTTCTCACGGTCTTTGGCTCAACATCCCTGACTATGATGCTCCTACTCAGCTTGTGAAGCCTCTTGAGAGGAACACTAG GTATGTAGATGCTATTCTGACCATTCCTAAGGGAACTTTGTTCCCCATGTGCGGAATGAACTTGGCTTTCGACCGAGAGCTCATTGGACCAGCCATGTACTTCGGTCTCATGGGTGATGGTCAGCCTATTGGACGCTACGACGACATGTGGGCTGGCTGGTGTATCAAG GTTATCTGTGATCACTTGGGATTGGGAGTCAAGACTGGTCTTCCCTACATCTACCACAGCAAGGCCAGTAACCCATTTGTTAACCTGAGGAAGGAATACAAAGGTATCTTCTGGCAAGAAGACATCATTCCATTCTTCCAGAACGTTGTTCTTCCAAAAGAAGCTACCACTGTTCAGAAGTGTTACCTCGAGCTCGCCAAAGAAGTCAAGGACAAACTTAGCAAGATCGATCCTTACTTTGACAAGTTGGCTGATGCTATGGTTACCTGGATTGAATCCTGGGATGAGCTCAACCCAGCTGGAGCATCAGCTGCCAACGGCAAAGCATGA